A stretch of Chroicocephalus ridibundus chromosome 24, bChrRid1.1, whole genome shotgun sequence DNA encodes these proteins:
- the TARBP2 gene encoding RISC-loading complex subunit TARBP2 isoform X2, whose amino-acid sequence MSEEGAGGGARRSGGFPSLEQMLAANPGKTPISLLQEYGTRIGKTPGYDLLKAEGQAHQPNFTFRVTVGDISCTGQGPSKKAAKHKAAEVALKLLKGGDMLEPTAPEEPSSPFPPEPPAELSPTAAPPAPAVPPPSPRGTPLEMKTPVSPPQSECNPVGALQELVVQKGWRLPEYTVTQESGPAHRKEFTMTCRVERFVEIGSGTSKKLAKRNAAAKMLVRIHNVPMEPREGSEAEVEEDQFSMAGPRLEGLRGRAPGCTWDSLRNSAGEKIVQLRSHPLAPMGAGACALLQELSEEQSFAISYLDIDALSLSGLHQCLVELSTQPATVCHGAAPSRDGARSQAARNALQYLRIMAGGK is encoded by the exons ATGAGCgaggagggggcgggcggcggggccaggcggAGCGGCGGCTTCCCCAG cctggagcagatGCTGGCCGCCAACCCCGGGAAGACGCCCATCAGCCTGCTGCAGGAATATGGCACTCGCATAGGCAAGACCCCCGGCTACGACCTCCTGAAGGCCGAGGGACAAGCCCACCAGCCCAACTTCACCTTCCGTGTCACCGTTGGGGACATCAGCTGCACCG GGCAGGGGCCCAGCAAGAAGGCGGCGAAGCACAAAGCGGCAGAGGTGGCCCTGAAACTGCTCAAGGGGGGGGACATGCTGGAGCCCACCGCCCCCGAGGAGCCCAG CTCTCCTTTCCCCCCAGAGCCCCCGGCTGAGCtcagccccacggccgcccccccggcacccgccgTGCCCCCACCCTCGCCCAG gGGCACCCCCCTGGAGATGAAGacgcccgtgtcccccccccagtcgGAGTGTAACCCCGTGGGGGCTCTGCAG GAGCTGGTGGTGCAGAAGGGCTGGCGCCTGCCCGAGTACACGGTGACGCAGGAGTCGGGGCCGGCGCATCGCAAGGAGTTCACCATGACCTGCCGCGTGGAACGCTTCGTGGAGATCG GCAGCGGCACCTCCAAGAAGCTGGCGAAGCGCAACGCAGCCGCCAAGATGCTGGTGCGGATCCACAACGTCCCCATGGAGCCGCGGGAGGGCAGCGAGGCCGAGGTGGAGGAGGACCAGTTCTCCATG GCGGGCCCCAggctggaggggctgcggggccgagcCCCCGGCTGCACCTGGGACTCCCTGCGCAACTCGGCGGGCGAGAAGATCGTGCAGCTGCGGAGTCACCCGCTGGCACCCATGGGCGCGGGGGCCTGCGCCCTCCTGCAGGAGCTCTCCGAGGAGCAGAGCTTCGCCATCAGCTACCTCGACATCG ATGCCTTGAGCCTCAGCGGGTTGCACCAGTGCCTGGTGGAGCTGTCGACGCAGCCGGCCACCGTGTGCCACGGCGCGGCCCCCTCCCGCGACGGCGCCCGCTCCCAGGCCGCCCGCAACGCCCTCCAGTACCTCCGCATCATGGCGGGGGGCAAGTGA
- the TARBP2 gene encoding RISC-loading complex subunit TARBP2 isoform X1: MSEEGAGGGARRSGGFPSPVPSLEQMLAANPGKTPISLLQEYGTRIGKTPGYDLLKAEGQAHQPNFTFRVTVGDISCTGQGPSKKAAKHKAAEVALKLLKGGDMLEPTAPEEPSSPFPPEPPAELSPTAAPPAPAVPPPSPRGTPLEMKTPVSPPQSECNPVGALQELVVQKGWRLPEYTVTQESGPAHRKEFTMTCRVERFVEIGSGTSKKLAKRNAAAKMLVRIHNVPMEPREGSEAEVEEDQFSMAGPRLEGLRGRAPGCTWDSLRNSAGEKIVQLRSHPLAPMGAGACALLQELSEEQSFAISYLDIDALSLSGLHQCLVELSTQPATVCHGAAPSRDGARSQAARNALQYLRIMAGGK; encoded by the exons ATGAGCgaggagggggcgggcggcggggccaggcggAGCGGCGGCTTCCCCAG ccctgtccccagcctggagcagatGCTGGCCGCCAACCCCGGGAAGACGCCCATCAGCCTGCTGCAGGAATATGGCACTCGCATAGGCAAGACCCCCGGCTACGACCTCCTGAAGGCCGAGGGACAAGCCCACCAGCCCAACTTCACCTTCCGTGTCACCGTTGGGGACATCAGCTGCACCG GGCAGGGGCCCAGCAAGAAGGCGGCGAAGCACAAAGCGGCAGAGGTGGCCCTGAAACTGCTCAAGGGGGGGGACATGCTGGAGCCCACCGCCCCCGAGGAGCCCAG CTCTCCTTTCCCCCCAGAGCCCCCGGCTGAGCtcagccccacggccgcccccccggcacccgccgTGCCCCCACCCTCGCCCAG gGGCACCCCCCTGGAGATGAAGacgcccgtgtcccccccccagtcgGAGTGTAACCCCGTGGGGGCTCTGCAG GAGCTGGTGGTGCAGAAGGGCTGGCGCCTGCCCGAGTACACGGTGACGCAGGAGTCGGGGCCGGCGCATCGCAAGGAGTTCACCATGACCTGCCGCGTGGAACGCTTCGTGGAGATCG GCAGCGGCACCTCCAAGAAGCTGGCGAAGCGCAACGCAGCCGCCAAGATGCTGGTGCGGATCCACAACGTCCCCATGGAGCCGCGGGAGGGCAGCGAGGCCGAGGTGGAGGAGGACCAGTTCTCCATG GCGGGCCCCAggctggaggggctgcggggccgagcCCCCGGCTGCACCTGGGACTCCCTGCGCAACTCGGCGGGCGAGAAGATCGTGCAGCTGCGGAGTCACCCGCTGGCACCCATGGGCGCGGGGGCCTGCGCCCTCCTGCAGGAGCTCTCCGAGGAGCAGAGCTTCGCCATCAGCTACCTCGACATCG ATGCCTTGAGCCTCAGCGGGTTGCACCAGTGCCTGGTGGAGCTGTCGACGCAGCCGGCCACCGTGTGCCACGGCGCGGCCCCCTCCCGCGACGGCGCCCGCTCCCAGGCCGCCCGCAACGCCCTCCAGTACCTCCGCATCATGGCGGGGGGCAAGTGA
- the TARBP2 gene encoding RISC-loading complex subunit TARBP2 isoform X3, with protein sequence MSEEGAGGGARRSGGFPSPVPSLEQMLAANPGKTPISLLQEYGTRIGKTPGYDLLKAEGQAHQPNFTFRVTVGDISCTGQGPSKKAAKHKAAEVALKLLKGGDMLEPTAPEEPRGTPLEMKTPVSPPQSECNPVGALQELVVQKGWRLPEYTVTQESGPAHRKEFTMTCRVERFVEIGSGTSKKLAKRNAAAKMLVRIHNVPMEPREGSEAEVEEDQFSMAGPRLEGLRGRAPGCTWDSLRNSAGEKIVQLRSHPLAPMGAGACALLQELSEEQSFAISYLDIDALSLSGLHQCLVELSTQPATVCHGAAPSRDGARSQAARNALQYLRIMAGGK encoded by the exons ATGAGCgaggagggggcgggcggcggggccaggcggAGCGGCGGCTTCCCCAG ccctgtccccagcctggagcagatGCTGGCCGCCAACCCCGGGAAGACGCCCATCAGCCTGCTGCAGGAATATGGCACTCGCATAGGCAAGACCCCCGGCTACGACCTCCTGAAGGCCGAGGGACAAGCCCACCAGCCCAACTTCACCTTCCGTGTCACCGTTGGGGACATCAGCTGCACCG GGCAGGGGCCCAGCAAGAAGGCGGCGAAGCACAAAGCGGCAGAGGTGGCCCTGAAACTGCTCAAGGGGGGGGACATGCTGGAGCCCACCGCCCCCGAGGAGCCCAG gGGCACCCCCCTGGAGATGAAGacgcccgtgtcccccccccagtcgGAGTGTAACCCCGTGGGGGCTCTGCAG GAGCTGGTGGTGCAGAAGGGCTGGCGCCTGCCCGAGTACACGGTGACGCAGGAGTCGGGGCCGGCGCATCGCAAGGAGTTCACCATGACCTGCCGCGTGGAACGCTTCGTGGAGATCG GCAGCGGCACCTCCAAGAAGCTGGCGAAGCGCAACGCAGCCGCCAAGATGCTGGTGCGGATCCACAACGTCCCCATGGAGCCGCGGGAGGGCAGCGAGGCCGAGGTGGAGGAGGACCAGTTCTCCATG GCGGGCCCCAggctggaggggctgcggggccgagcCCCCGGCTGCACCTGGGACTCCCTGCGCAACTCGGCGGGCGAGAAGATCGTGCAGCTGCGGAGTCACCCGCTGGCACCCATGGGCGCGGGGGCCTGCGCCCTCCTGCAGGAGCTCTCCGAGGAGCAGAGCTTCGCCATCAGCTACCTCGACATCG ATGCCTTGAGCCTCAGCGGGTTGCACCAGTGCCTGGTGGAGCTGTCGACGCAGCCGGCCACCGTGTGCCACGGCGCGGCCCCCTCCCGCGACGGCGCCCGCTCCCAGGCCGCCCGCAACGCCCTCCAGTACCTCCGCATCATGGCGGGGGGCAAGTGA